One genomic window of Streptomyces sp. WP-1 includes the following:
- a CDS encoding MFS transporter, protein MTETEPGAIRETDRPGFDRRLLPPMMLGSILNPINSTIISVALVPIGKALGAPASQTAWLVSALYLATSLGQPVVGRLIDLFGPRRLFLASTSLVGVAGVVGTLAPNMAVLIVARVLLGFGTCSGYPAAMALVRSEAKRTGRDSPGGVLTALAVANQTIAVIGPLLGGLLIAVGGWRATFALNVPLSVASVVLGLLWLPKSAPVADDPAERRGSLVSQLDLPGMALFAATLTSLLLFLMNPHARDWYLLVVAAALGAGFAVRELRAAAPFIDLRVFGGNMPLLATYLRALVAYVVAYAFLYGFSQWTEEGYGLSPFRAGLVQIPTFLVAIGVSIVSGRRPGVRGKLLVGAAGQIVACLLMLTLAGSSPLWTLFLVTLVFGIPQGLNNLALQNSVYFQADPERIASSAGLLRTFAYIGSMIASSAAAASFGRHIDTGGMHHLVWIMIGAGVLYLLLTVLDRSLDRAPAPDTQAAK, encoded by the coding sequence ATGACTGAAACGGAGCCGGGGGCGATACGGGAGACGGACCGGCCCGGATTCGACCGGCGGCTGCTGCCGCCGATGATGCTGGGCTCGATCCTGAACCCGATCAACTCCACCATCATCTCGGTCGCGCTCGTCCCCATCGGCAAGGCCCTGGGCGCACCGGCCTCGCAGACCGCGTGGCTGGTCTCCGCCCTCTATCTGGCCACCTCGCTCGGGCAGCCCGTCGTGGGGCGGCTCATCGACCTCTTCGGGCCGCGCAGGCTCTTCCTCGCGAGCACCAGCCTCGTCGGGGTCGCCGGTGTCGTCGGCACCCTGGCCCCCAACATGGCGGTACTGATCGTCGCCCGTGTCCTGCTCGGGTTCGGCACCTGCTCCGGTTACCCCGCCGCGATGGCCCTGGTACGCAGCGAGGCCAAGCGCACCGGGCGGGACAGCCCGGGCGGGGTGCTGACCGCGCTGGCGGTCGCCAACCAGACGATCGCGGTCATCGGCCCCCTGCTCGGCGGACTGCTGATCGCGGTGGGCGGCTGGCGGGCCACCTTCGCGCTGAACGTGCCGCTGTCCGTCGCCTCCGTGGTGCTGGGCCTGCTCTGGCTGCCCAAGTCGGCGCCCGTGGCGGATGATCCGGCCGAGCGGCGCGGCAGCCTGGTCTCCCAGCTCGACCTGCCCGGCATGGCCCTGTTCGCGGCGACCCTCACCTCGCTGCTGCTGTTCCTGATGAACCCGCATGCGCGCGACTGGTATCTGCTGGTCGTCGCCGCGGCCCTGGGCGCCGGGTTCGCGGTGCGGGAGCTGCGCGCCGCCGCCCCCTTCATCGACCTGCGGGTGTTCGGCGGGAACATGCCGCTGCTGGCCACGTACCTGCGCGCCCTCGTCGCGTACGTCGTCGCCTACGCCTTCCTGTACGGCTTCAGCCAGTGGACCGAAGAGGGCTACGGGCTGTCCCCCTTCCGCGCGGGACTGGTGCAGATCCCCACGTTCCTGGTCGCGATCGGCGTCTCCATCGTCTCCGGGCGGCGGCCGGGCGTGCGCGGCAAGCTGCTGGTCGGCGCGGCGGGGCAGATCGTCGCCTGCCTGCTGATGCTCACGCTCGCCGGAAGCAGCCCGCTGTGGACGCTGTTCCTCGTCACGCTGGTCTTCGGTATCCCGCAGGGGCTGAACAATCTGGCCCTCCAGAACTCCGTCTACTTCCAGGCCGATCCCGAGCGGATCGCGTCCTCGGCCGGGCTGCTGCGCACCTTCGCCTACATCGGCTCGATGATCGCCTCCTCCGCGGCCGCCGCGTCCTTCGGGAGGCACATCGACACTGGCGGCATGCACCACCTAGTGTGGATCATGATCGGCGCCGGCGTGCTCTACCTGCTGCTGACCGTCCTCGACCGCTCCCTCGACCGGGCCCCGGCGCCGGACACCCAGGCGGCGAAGTAG
- a CDS encoding SAM-dependent methyltransferase, whose protein sequence is MKADEGGQAPSIARVYDYLLGGKDNYPVDREIGDHFKVNLPGSAAIAHTNRGALIRAVRALGRGGVRQFVDLGSGLPTADNVHQVAQRHQPGAAVVQVDTDPTVLAHGRALLAEDDTTTIIEGDVRDPGTIRHHPETEQLIGFGQPVGVILSAVPHHLNDDEDPAGIVRYWAEPIAPGGYVFISHFRSGHNEQTEAAQAKLIGTFGRGRWRTDAEPRALFGTLTLRPPGIVPAFQWHPDASEEPRTPTVWEQLIAAGLARKA, encoded by the coding sequence ATGAAGGCGGACGAGGGCGGCCAGGCGCCGAGCATTGCCCGGGTGTACGACTATCTGCTCGGCGGCAAGGACAACTACCCGGTCGACCGGGAGATCGGCGACCACTTCAAGGTGAACCTGCCGGGGTCGGCCGCCATCGCCCACACCAACCGAGGGGCGTTGATCCGCGCGGTCCGCGCCCTCGGGCGCGGCGGCGTCCGGCAGTTCGTCGATCTGGGGAGCGGGCTGCCGACCGCCGACAATGTGCACCAGGTCGCGCAGCGCCATCAGCCCGGGGCGGCCGTCGTCCAGGTCGACACGGACCCGACCGTCCTCGCGCACGGCCGGGCGCTGCTGGCGGAGGACGACACCACGACGATCATCGAGGGCGACGTCCGCGACCCCGGCACCATCCGCCACCACCCGGAGACCGAGCAGCTGATCGGCTTCGGGCAGCCGGTCGGCGTCATCCTCAGTGCCGTTCCGCACCATCTCAACGACGACGAGGACCCGGCCGGGATCGTCCGCTACTGGGCCGAGCCGATCGCGCCCGGCGGCTACGTCTTCATCTCCCACTTCCGCTCCGGCCACAACGAGCAGACCGAGGCCGCCCAGGCCAAGCTCATCGGCACCTTCGGCCGTGGCCGCTGGCGCACGGACGCCGAACCGCGTGCCCTCTTCGGCACCTTGACCCTCCGGCCTCCGGGCATCGTCCCCGCCTTCCAATGGCATCCGGACGCATCGGAGGAGCCCCGGACACCGACCGTCTGGGAACAACTCATCGCGGCGGGACTCGCCAGGAAGGCGTAG
- a CDS encoding MarR family winged helix-turn-helix transcriptional regulator → MSENPSLSPSAVEASREVRAVISRLRRRILKASETEDITLGQASVLARLADKGGVTASELATAEGVRHQSMTAMVAALVALELVERAPDPDDGRRLLIELTAAGRRRVEKGRQARTEWLAGRLQERCTEEERRNVIAAMTVLERLTHD, encoded by the coding sequence ATGAGTGAGAATCCGAGTCTGTCGCCGTCGGCGGTCGAGGCGTCGCGTGAGGTTCGCGCGGTGATCAGCCGGTTGCGGCGGCGCATCCTGAAAGCCTCCGAGACCGAGGACATCACATTGGGGCAGGCGTCCGTGCTGGCCCGGCTGGCCGACAAGGGCGGTGTCACGGCGAGCGAGCTGGCCACGGCCGAGGGGGTGCGGCACCAGTCGATGACGGCGATGGTCGCCGCGCTCGTAGCACTGGAGCTGGTGGAACGCGCCCCGGACCCGGACGACGGCCGGCGGCTGCTGATCGAGCTGACCGCGGCGGGCCGGCGCCGGGTGGAGAAGGGGCGACAGGCCCGCACGGAGTGGCTCGCCGGCCGGTTGCAGGAGCGGTGCACGGAGGAGGAACGCCGCAATGTGATCGCCGCGATGACCGTACTGGAGCGGCTGACCCATGACTGA